From a single Bryobacter aggregatus MPL3 genomic region:
- a CDS encoding metallophosphoesterase translates to MKLTRGTFLAGVLGEFTGALDHTALFDLWSNWSLAQGPIVVGEPPAIELPLQDKSLRFAVIGDNGTGARPQYEVGSLMAKTRAKFPFEFVLMMGDNIYGRKSKSAFKRKFEDPYKTLLEDGVKFYASLGNHDDPNEIYYQPFHMGGKRYYNWKSGNAEFFALDSTYMNPAQLTWIEEKLRESSAAWKFCFFHHALYSDGRFHGPDLDLRARLEPIFVKYGVAVVFNGHEHFYERLQPQKEIHYFVVGNSGQLRRGNIRPGPNLAKGFDTDQAFLIAEVVGKEFYFQTISRSGNTVDSGMIPLHR, encoded by the coding sequence GTGAAGTTGACGCGAGGGACCTTTCTCGCTGGCGTGCTGGGAGAATTCACAGGTGCTTTGGATCACACGGCGCTCTTCGATCTGTGGAGTAACTGGTCGCTCGCGCAGGGGCCGATTGTGGTGGGCGAACCGCCTGCGATCGAGTTGCCGCTCCAAGACAAGTCGCTGCGCTTTGCCGTTATCGGAGACAACGGGACTGGGGCTCGGCCGCAGTATGAAGTCGGGAGTCTGATGGCCAAGACCCGCGCGAAGTTCCCCTTCGAGTTTGTGCTGATGATGGGGGACAACATCTATGGCAGGAAATCGAAATCCGCCTTCAAGCGAAAGTTTGAAGATCCTTACAAGACGCTGCTCGAGGACGGAGTCAAGTTCTATGCGTCTCTGGGGAATCATGATGATCCGAATGAGATTTACTACCAACCCTTCCATATGGGCGGCAAGCGCTATTACAACTGGAAAAGTGGCAATGCGGAGTTCTTTGCACTCGACAGCACTTATATGAACCCGGCCCAGCTGACATGGATTGAGGAGAAGCTGCGCGAGTCTTCCGCCGCGTGGAAGTTCTGCTTCTTCCACCACGCGCTCTATTCCGATGGACGATTCCATGGCCCCGATCTCGACCTGCGGGCGAGGCTGGAACCGATCTTTGTAAAGTACGGTGTCGCTGTGGTCTTCAACGGTCATGAACACTTCTATGAACGCCTCCAGCCGCAGAAGGAAATTCACTACTTTGTGGTGGGAAACTCGGGACAACTGCGGCGTGGCAACATCCGGCCCGGCCCGAATCTTGCGAAAGGCTTCGATACTGACCAGGCATTTCTGATCGCCGAAGTGGTGGGCAAAGAGTTCTACTTCCAAACGATTTCCCGATCGGGCAACACCGTGGACTCGGGAATGATTCCGCTCCACCGCTAG
- a CDS encoding PhzF family phenazine biosynthesis protein: MAELIAGFIDVFADTPLTGNPLAVVQGADNLTDEQMRRIAGEFNQAETTFLMRSTRADWKLRSFTASGVEVFGAGHNALGAWLWLGEHGELGPLTTARTFQQEIGPDVLPIELVSIDGRVHGRMRQAQLRLSSPLEDIGPLAAALGLDPSEILLEPKPRPADTGAAHLMVRVRNAGVVDQALPNAPTLLAVLQGASAEGCYIYAFDSDAPAKAYARFFNPTVGLWEDAATGTAAGPLAAYLAATGYLENNEIEIEQGTKMGRRSVLRIRLTPEPELSGVGVVVLRGALYLG, from the coding sequence ATGGCCGAACTGATCGCTGGCTTCATTGATGTCTTTGCCGACACTCCTTTAACGGGAAACCCGCTCGCCGTGGTGCAGGGCGCTGACAACCTGACCGACGAACAGATGCGGCGGATCGCCGGTGAGTTCAATCAAGCCGAGACCACCTTCCTCATGCGCAGCACCCGCGCGGACTGGAAGTTACGCTCCTTCACCGCGAGCGGTGTGGAAGTCTTTGGCGCCGGACACAATGCCCTCGGGGCGTGGCTCTGGCTCGGAGAACATGGTGAGCTCGGTCCGCTCACGACGGCACGGACTTTTCAGCAGGAGATCGGCCCAGATGTCCTGCCGATCGAGCTTGTGTCGATCGACGGCCGCGTCCATGGCCGGATGCGCCAAGCGCAACTCCGCTTGTCGAGTCCGCTGGAAGATATAGGCCCGCTCGCCGCAGCCCTTGGTCTCGATCCAAGCGAGATCCTCTTGGAACCCAAGCCGCGTCCCGCCGATACCGGAGCAGCTCATCTGATGGTGCGTGTTCGCAATGCCGGCGTCGTCGATCAAGCGCTCCCGAATGCACCTACATTGCTCGCTGTCCTGCAGGGCGCCTCGGCAGAGGGCTGCTACATTTATGCCTTCGATTCCGATGCACCGGCTAAGGCCTATGCCCGCTTCTTCAATCCGACCGTTGGCCTATGGGAGGATGCGGCGACCGGGACCGCAGCCGGCCCCCTCGCGGCTTATCTTGCCGCCACGGGATACCTCGAAAACAACGAGATTGAGATCGAGCAAGGCACGAAAATGGGACGTCGCAGCGTTCTGCGAATCCGGCTCACGCCCGAGCCGGAACTCTCCGGGGTAGGAGTCGTCGTACTACGAGGCGCACTCTACCTTGGATGA
- the msrP gene encoding protein-methionine-sulfoxide reductase catalytic subunit MsrP, with protein MLIKVPKSWQIPERDATPETDFLTRRKLLALAALPMALPAATRNPEFTLDRPLTEEWAVTSYNNYYEFSSNKQKVKDLVGNFKLRPWTVEISGLCDKPQKLSIEEIEKTMPIEERLYRHRCVEAWSMAVPWTGFVLSNLLKRAEPKSSAKFVRFTSVNRPGEMPGIGQAPSFPWPYVEGLRMDEAMHPLTFAVTGLYGKPLPIQNGAPLRLAIPWKYGFKGGKAIFKIEFIANQPATTWNTAGPKEYGFYANVNPKAPHPRWSQAVEQIIPTMGRRPTLLYNGYEKWVASMYNGQEI; from the coding sequence ATGCTGATCAAAGTCCCAAAATCTTGGCAAATTCCAGAACGCGATGCGACACCCGAGACGGATTTTCTCACCCGGCGCAAACTCCTGGCTCTTGCGGCCTTGCCCATGGCGCTTCCGGCCGCCACTCGTAATCCCGAATTCACTCTCGACCGGCCTCTGACCGAGGAATGGGCCGTCACCAGCTACAACAACTATTACGAGTTCAGTTCCAACAAGCAGAAGGTGAAGGACTTGGTGGGCAACTTCAAACTGCGCCCCTGGACCGTCGAAATCAGCGGCCTCTGCGACAAGCCCCAGAAGCTTTCAATCGAAGAGATCGAGAAGACGATGCCGATCGAAGAGCGGCTCTACCGGCACCGCTGCGTCGAAGCCTGGTCGATGGCTGTGCCCTGGACTGGCTTCGTTCTCTCCAATTTGCTCAAGCGGGCCGAACCGAAGTCGAGCGCGAAATTTGTGCGCTTCACCAGCGTGAACCGGCCGGGTGAGATGCCGGGAATCGGACAGGCTCCCAGCTTCCCCTGGCCCTATGTCGAAGGCTTGCGGATGGACGAGGCGATGCACCCGCTCACCTTTGCCGTGACCGGTCTCTATGGCAAGCCGCTCCCCATCCAGAACGGAGCGCCGCTCCGTCTTGCTATTCCCTGGAAGTACGGCTTTAAGGGGGGCAAGGCGATCTTCAAGATCGAGTTCATCGCCAACCAGCCTGCCACCACATGGAATACTGCAGGTCCCAAAGAATACGGCTTTTACGCGAATGTGAACCCCAAGGCTCCGCACCCGCGCTGGTCGCAGGCAGTCGAGCAGATCATTCCCACGATGGGCCGGCGGCCCACTTTGCTGTACAACGGCTACGAAAAATGGGTGGCTTCAATGTACAACGGGCAAGAAATCTGA
- a CDS encoding HEAT repeat domain-containing protein, giving the protein MRQSQRFRLSPGTAALLSELGPKPAPPRFWRSNARVLDLLTQVGESNDAAAIGEILAFGLAAEDEIRSAARFAIGKLFALLPLEALPQLDDLLRHRWSNLNDWHDLSPEPGAADWTLPEDRLFLALLSCHSNGFIREKALWQMNEDPSESTLPFLMLRLVDWVPAVRHAAAIAFARKCTASYSQPIVNCLGLLDLLSHSSRYPLSLDTSIEALLHAPECAAALRAGCHAASRRVRARSFHCAVDNPAIATDQLYRTASSDRDSGIRSWAFQNCSVLHHEAAQDPFGPIRRIAFEAFRAESPASREQLRPFLFDVSASIRRDCQALFADAAAVYRAAIGQDSRHTAIAIRGLVETGDRSDAALILSKIGHPLARVRQAVVVAIQAFGLEDQHEVLLRLVTTDRPLVAREAARTLLRGVERPAETVWAAVRMHPDPRVSRTVITLFRGIGKWRQLAIYLDAVAAEDLILADSATKLLMAWFGAYNKSFEQPDAAAVVLLQERLEQLNSHLPAPLLRELRSILAGV; this is encoded by the coding sequence ATGCGGCAGTCGCAACGATTTCGGCTCTCGCCAGGAACAGCGGCACTGCTCTCAGAACTCGGTCCCAAGCCCGCGCCGCCGCGCTTTTGGCGTAGTAATGCCCGGGTTCTCGATCTTCTCACGCAAGTTGGTGAATCAAACGATGCCGCTGCCATCGGCGAAATCTTGGCCTTTGGCCTGGCTGCGGAGGACGAGATCCGTTCTGCGGCCCGGTTCGCCATCGGCAAGCTGTTTGCGCTGCTTCCACTCGAAGCTTTGCCCCAGTTGGATGATCTGCTCCGCCATCGCTGGAGCAACTTAAACGATTGGCATGACCTTTCGCCAGAACCTGGTGCGGCGGACTGGACGCTGCCGGAGGATCGCCTTTTTCTTGCCCTCTTAAGTTGCCACAGCAATGGCTTCATCCGGGAGAAGGCGCTGTGGCAGATGAACGAAGACCCCTCCGAAAGCACTCTTCCGTTCCTGATGCTTCGACTGGTCGATTGGGTGCCTGCGGTACGCCATGCGGCAGCAATCGCTTTCGCTCGAAAATGCACGGCCAGTTACAGTCAGCCGATCGTGAACTGCCTGGGTCTGCTCGATCTTCTTTCTCACAGCTCCCGCTACCCGCTATCCCTCGACACCTCGATTGAGGCGCTCCTCCATGCGCCCGAATGCGCTGCCGCCTTGCGGGCCGGGTGTCATGCAGCCTCGCGGCGCGTGCGGGCACGCAGCTTCCATTGCGCCGTCGACAACCCTGCCATCGCAACGGATCAGCTGTATCGGACAGCTAGTTCCGATCGGGATTCCGGGATTCGCAGCTGGGCCTTCCAGAACTGCAGCGTACTCCACCATGAGGCAGCTCAGGACCCCTTTGGACCCATTCGGAGGATTGCCTTTGAAGCGTTTCGTGCCGAGTCCCCCGCCAGCAGGGAACAACTGCGGCCTTTTTTATTTGATGTGTCTGCCTCGATCCGGAGGGACTGCCAGGCCTTGTTTGCGGATGCAGCGGCAGTCTATCGAGCGGCGATCGGGCAGGATTCCCGGCACACTGCTATTGCGATCCGTGGACTGGTGGAGACGGGCGACCGAAGCGACGCGGCGCTGATTCTATCGAAGATCGGGCATCCACTCGCCCGTGTCCGGCAGGCAGTGGTGGTGGCGATCCAAGCATTTGGGTTGGAAGACCAGCACGAAGTGTTGCTGCGTCTGGTCACCACCGATCGCCCCTTGGTAGCCAGAGAGGCCGCCCGCACTCTGCTGCGGGGTGTCGAAAGGCCGGCCGAAACGGTGTGGGCCGCTGTCAGAATGCATCCTGATCCGCGAGTTTCCCGCACCGTGATCACGCTGTTTCGAGGGATCGGAAAATGGCGCCAGCTTGCGATCTATCTCGATGCCGTTGCGGCGGAAGACCTGATTCTGGCTGACTCCGCAACAAAGCTTCTGATGGCCTGGTTCGGAGCCTATAACAAGAGCTTTGAGCAACCGGACGCTGCGGCAGTCGTGCTGCTACAAGAGCGATTGGAACAGTTGAACTCGCATCTCCCGGCGCCGCTGCTCCGAGAATTGCGTAGCATCTTAGCCGGTGTTTAG
- a CDS encoding FAD-dependent oxidoreductase — MMRRRDLLTSYSLVVLADQLPAAQQRPPFDRIAPPGKDAKDAGSVQEPHLSLVSLDCDVLVAGGGVAGVCAAISAARHGAKVVLIQDRSRLGGNSSSEVKMHIVGADSHRGRPGWRESGLIEELRLEDAVNNPQRCWEMWDFILYDKVVSEPNITLLLETILYKAKVQGDKLTEVYARCDKSEQIYRITAKYFVDSTGDSRLALESGAAFRTGREQRSEYNESLAPEKADQETLGSSILFTSRLHNKPMPFKAPAWARKVTPETLRFRKVDNWEYGYWWIEWGGNKDIIRDNELIRYELLSIVMGVWDYIKNSGNHTNSANYAFDWIGMMPGKRGSRRLTGDHVLTQHDLMSGSFPDAIAMGGWPMDDHPPGGFDRADLPPNTNLRTPEVYPIPLRSCYSKNIANLFMAGRNISATHAAFTSTRVMATCATIGQAVGTAAALCVEKSKLPRQVVADQNLIQTLQQRLLRDDQTIKGKPGELFCNEDPSDLARSATWSSSGDLGEAVSKLVIDGITRDIPKGPAHHWAGPMSAEGAWIECKFEQPRTLREVQLTFDSGFQRQLFLTANDAFARDTPRMPQPETVKDYSVLVRKKGTSGWETVATVKGNYQRLNRVKFQPVEAEAVRVHVTATNGVEEARIFEIRCYA, encoded by the coding sequence ATGATGCGCCGTCGAGATCTTCTTACCAGCTATAGCCTTGTGGTGTTGGCCGATCAGCTTCCTGCTGCCCAACAGAGGCCGCCTTTCGATCGCATCGCGCCCCCGGGCAAGGATGCGAAAGACGCCGGTTCCGTCCAGGAGCCGCACCTGTCTCTGGTGTCGCTCGATTGTGATGTCCTGGTGGCTGGAGGAGGCGTGGCCGGTGTTTGCGCCGCCATCTCCGCGGCCCGCCATGGAGCGAAGGTGGTGCTGATCCAGGACCGTTCGCGATTAGGAGGCAACTCCTCAAGCGAAGTCAAAATGCACATCGTTGGCGCGGACTCCCATCGCGGACGCCCGGGCTGGCGCGAGTCCGGATTGATTGAAGAGCTTCGACTCGAAGATGCGGTCAACAACCCGCAGCGCTGCTGGGAGATGTGGGACTTCATCCTCTACGACAAGGTGGTCAGCGAGCCGAACATCACGCTCCTGCTGGAGACGATTCTCTACAAGGCGAAGGTGCAGGGAGACAAGCTCACTGAAGTCTATGCCCGCTGCGATAAGAGCGAGCAAATCTATCGCATCACGGCGAAGTATTTTGTGGACTCGACGGGCGATTCCCGCCTCGCGCTCGAGTCTGGTGCGGCCTTCCGTACGGGCCGCGAGCAGCGTTCCGAGTACAACGAAAGCCTGGCGCCCGAGAAGGCAGACCAGGAAACCCTGGGCAGTTCCATTCTCTTCACCTCGCGGCTCCATAACAAGCCGATGCCCTTCAAGGCCCCGGCCTGGGCCCGCAAGGTGACTCCCGAAACCCTTCGCTTCCGGAAAGTAGACAACTGGGAGTACGGCTATTGGTGGATCGAGTGGGGCGGCAACAAAGACATCATCCGTGACAATGAGTTGATCCGCTATGAACTACTCTCGATCGTGATGGGCGTCTGGGACTACATCAAGAACAGCGGCAATCACACCAACAGCGCAAACTATGCCTTCGATTGGATCGGCATGATGCCCGGCAAGCGCGGCAGCCGCCGCCTCACCGGCGATCATGTGTTGACCCAGCACGACCTGATGAGTGGCAGCTTCCCCGACGCGATCGCGATGGGCGGTTGGCCAATGGATGATCATCCGCCGGGTGGCTTCGATCGCGCCGATTTGCCTCCAAATACGAATCTGCGAACTCCCGAGGTTTACCCGATTCCACTGCGCAGTTGCTACTCGAAGAACATCGCGAATCTGTTCATGGCAGGCCGCAATATCAGCGCCACGCACGCCGCTTTTACTTCGACGCGCGTCATGGCCACCTGCGCCACGATCGGGCAAGCTGTCGGTACAGCAGCCGCGCTTTGTGTCGAGAAGAGCAAACTGCCGCGCCAAGTGGTGGCCGATCAGAACCTGATCCAGACCCTCCAGCAGCGTCTGCTGCGCGACGACCAGACGATCAAGGGCAAGCCCGGCGAACTCTTCTGCAATGAGGACCCGAGCGATTTGGCCCGCAGCGCAACCTGGTCCAGTTCTGGCGATCTGGGCGAGGCGGTGTCGAAGCTGGTGATCGACGGGATCACGCGCGATATTCCCAAAGGGCCAGCCCATCATTGGGCCGGACCGATGAGTGCCGAAGGTGCCTGGATCGAGTGCAAGTTCGAGCAGCCGCGCACGCTGCGCGAAGTCCAACTCACTTTCGATTCCGGCTTCCAGCGGCAACTCTTTCTGACGGCGAACGACGCTTTTGCCCGCGACACGCCGCGCATGCCCCAGCCGGAGACGGTGAAGGACTACTCGGTGTTGGTGCGTAAAAAGGGCACGAGCGGCTGGGAGACCGTGGCAACGGTGAAGGGTAACTACCAACGCTTGAATCGCGTGAAGTTTCAGCCGGTCGAGGCCGAGGCGGTGCGTGTCCACGTGACGGCAACGAACGGCGTCGAGGAGGCGCGCATCTTCGAAATACGCTGCTACGCTTGA
- a CDS encoding class I SAM-dependent methyltransferase, producing the protein MSPFSDPESVARYAESPVRQVPGFHDLQKMTGLLLAERIRDDAKVLVLGAGGGLELKAFADLQPEWSFCGVDPSAEMLGLAQRTLGPLASRVDLHEGYIDSAPLGPFDAATCLLTLHFIPEDERRRTLAEVHRRLKPNAPFVVAHHSFPQEDGENAKWLARYAAFAVASGVAAANAERAISAIKERLPVLSPEQDEALLWEAGFASVALFYAGFTFRGWVAYKA; encoded by the coding sequence ATGTCCCCTTTCTCCGATCCTGAGAGCGTCGCCCGCTATGCGGAAAGCCCTGTGCGACAGGTTCCAGGCTTTCACGATCTCCAGAAGATGACTGGCCTCCTTCTCGCCGAACGCATTCGGGACGATGCGAAGGTGCTCGTGCTCGGCGCCGGGGGCGGGTTGGAGCTGAAGGCCTTTGCGGACCTGCAGCCCGAATGGAGCTTCTGCGGCGTTGATCCCTCGGCAGAGATGCTGGGTTTGGCCCAGCGCACTCTCGGTCCACTTGCTTCGCGCGTGGACCTCCATGAAGGCTATATCGATAGTGCGCCCCTGGGCCCCTTTGATGCGGCGACCTGCCTCCTGACCCTCCACTTCATCCCGGAAGACGAACGGCGGCGCACCTTGGCCGAAGTGCATCGACGGTTAAAGCCCAATGCTCCATTCGTCGTCGCTCACCACAGCTTTCCACAAGAGGATGGGGAGAACGCGAAATGGCTGGCCCGCTATGCCGCTTTTGCGGTGGCGTCCGGCGTAGCAGCCGCAAACGCGGAAAGAGCGATCTCGGCCATCAAAGAACGATTGCCTGTCCTGTCCCCGGAGCAGGACGAAGCGCTGTTGTGGGAGGCCGGATTTGCCAGCGTTGCCCTGTTCTACGCGGGTTTCACATTCAGAGGATGGGTGGCCTACAAGGCGTGA
- a CDS encoding AAA family ATPase → MNRFVVISGSSGGGKSTLLAALNQRGYATVEEPGRRIVQQELQTGGLALPWVDLAAFARRSIALAQADRALASSRNGWVFFDRGLVDAAAALDFAAGEETLKAIGRLYRYHHQVFLTPPWPEIYVTDAARRHDFETATFEYRRLLQAYSKLGYEVIVLPKVSVAARADLILRSLAQSSG, encoded by the coding sequence ATGAACCGCTTTGTGGTGATTTCCGGATCTTCGGGCGGTGGCAAGTCCACCCTTCTTGCTGCGCTCAACCAGCGTGGCTATGCCACCGTAGAGGAACCCGGACGCCGGATTGTCCAGCAGGAACTACAAACCGGAGGCTTGGCACTCCCGTGGGTGGACTTGGCTGCCTTTGCCCGCCGCAGCATTGCTCTGGCCCAGGCAGACCGTGCCTTGGCGAGTTCACGGAATGGGTGGGTCTTCTTTGATCGCGGCTTAGTCGACGCGGCAGCCGCACTTGATTTTGCCGCAGGTGAAGAGACACTCAAGGCAATTGGCCGCTTGTACCGTTATCATCATCAGGTGTTTCTGACACCACCTTGGCCGGAAATCTATGTGACCGATGCCGCAAGGCGCCATGATTTCGAGACCGCCACGTTCGAATATCGGCGCTTGCTCCAGGCGTACTCAAAGCTCGGCTACGAGGTGATTGTGCTGCCCAAAGTCAGCGTGGCCGCGCGAGCCGATCTAATCTTGCGAAGCTTAGCGCAATCGTCCGGGTAA